The genomic window tcatctctgattgtgtgcaggaggtttTGGCTCTAAATCCCTTGGACGAGTACTTGGAGGAGTTTGAGATCAATGAGGTTGAGGCCAAGGTCCCCTCTCCTCCACCAACTCACAAAGTAGCCCAAATGGAGGCTAGCCCACCACCTCATggacagaaaaagaaaactgtGAAGAAAGTGTGGAGAAAAGCAAATGAAAGATTGAAAAGAAGTGTGTTTGTCTCCACAATGCCACCCAAGGAGGTAGACCGCTTATACTTCGAGAGCCAAGGCAAGTTCCAAATTTTTTCTTGTCTCTCAATGAACTTTCCGGGTAACAACACTTTGCCAAAGAATGGAGGTAACTCTCCACCATATGTCCCACCATGATCATGAGGTAAAATATGTCAAGCtaacgacgttaaacaagcgcttcttaggaagcaacccaagcttttgaactctttaccttttcttttcGTATTATTTGAGTGGTTGTGGtttgtgttctttagtttttgtgcatgtttggtagccttgttcatcgtctttcttatgtttttcatccatgtcgttgagaatgccttgagtgatttgatgtttagactccatgaaattaaattcttgagtgtttatgtgcttaatttggctttgttttcattgttttttaggTTTGGAGGAGGCTAAGTTGATGAAAATCTGGAAATCACCCATTTTATGACCGTGAGAGAAGCCGTGAGCCATCCAGAGAGTTCTCATGGGTTCCCTTCCGCCCACAAAGGCACCTGTCAGCCATCCCAGAGTCCTTGCGGTtgcccttgcggccgcaagggcaCCCGCAAGGACACCGGAGTGAGGGTTTAAATTAGCccctcactcatcttctttcttctcactcacacactcatcttctttctctcataactttcttatttctccaccaaatccactcatttcttttgctctagATCACTCTCTAGGCCATTTTAAGGTTTAAACACTCTCTAGGCCATTTTAAGCTTTTGAATCACCCCATTTACTCTAGGGTTAAGGTATGTCTCTCATCTCTCAACCCTTGAgcttttgatgttctttttgggCTGATTCTGTGGGGGTTTTTGCTCTCTTTGGATGGTGGAACATTTGTGGAATGAAAATTTGTGATTGTAAATTTGTTGTGCTCCATTTACAAACAAGGTTCTTGCAAATTTTttcgggtttactgtagcactggcattttttactagttttcattccattgagcttgtatttgtttaaaacttggttaaTTGTTCTTCCCTTGGTCTTGTAGGTATGAGGGTGAAGAAAGTGGCCTACAAGAAGGCTAGGAGGGACCCTTCTCCCCCTCCCAACGAACCAAAGTTTAAGAATGAAGAGCACAACACCCGTTATGCACTTTTATCGCGGAAGGGGTTTGGAACCATTCGGAGAATAGATTGGGATGTCTTGAAGCTGTTAGGTTTTGATGGTATCATCTTGGAGCTCATCTCCCATAGTGGGTGGGACAAATTATTCTCCGTTGAAGAGCCCAACTACAAGGAGTTAACACTAGAAGTTTTGAGCACCGTTGAGGTTGCGAAGCATTGTCCATTCACTCACCAACCAAGTTCTATCTCCTTTCGTGCATTCGGGAAGAAGCATCGGGTTACGCAAGATCACTTGGGTGTACTCTTGGGACTTTACACCGAAGCATATACACTCACACCCGGATTCAAAGACTTATCACAGGATTTTTCGTACCCGGTAACAAGTGAGAAGTATTGGGCTTCCATGGCAACTTGTTGGAAGACACGGAAGGCGTCTCAAATGTCGAACCCCGCGCATCGCTACATACATGCTCTACTTACTAGAGGTATCGGGGGACGGCTAGACTATACGGGGGTGTTATCTTGCACAGATTTATTGATGCTCTACAGCATTATTGAGCGTCACCCCCTCCACATGGTTCACCTTGTTGCGGAAGTCCTAGCACACCAGGGGCAGTTTGTTCGCCTTGGGGCCATCTTCGCCGGACCATACATCACACGAATGATTAGAGGCATGTTCCTTATTGAGCGTACCCAGGGCATGACAGTTGTTGGCACTATCGCCCCGCTCGGGATGCAGACTCTTGTATACATTAGGATAGTTGCAAAGCAGGGCGGTGGTTAAAAGCTTGCCCAGCATCATCGAACAAATGCACATGACACAGGCCCTTCACAGGATGCTGAGTCTACTTCTGAGTCTGAATCTGAACTCGAGCAGGAATCCAGGGCGCGTAGACCTTCTCTAGAAGCGCAGTTTGAAGAATTTCACACTGAGGTCTACCAGCAGCTGCAGGTGCTTAAGCAAGGACACCGAAACCTGATTGCATCACTGAGCCGCATTGAGAGCAACACCGTCAACATCTTAACATTCTTGCGCAGCTCATCCTCATCGGTTGGCACCACCTCTGCAGCTACCACCTGCGCGGCATCATCACTTCCACCTGATCTCTAGGCACCCAACACAtggatatttatctatttttgttatttatttatttgtcttgaCTGTACTTTTGTGTTGTCATTGTAGTGTGTTTTTGTGGGAGTTAGTTAGGGTTCCCCCttactaacttttttttatctacTTAAAACATTGCTTTTGCGCTACTCTCTATTATTGTTGCTTCTGGAAGTGTGATCAGTGTTTTTTGTTGCTTTCAGGGCCATTGTTCAAGTCACGGCACACTCCAGACCCTCATCACACTGTTTTTCCTTAAGTCTTGACCCGAGTGTCAATCTCTTCATCACATGACTAGGGAAGTTTCTTACTCCATTTCCTTGTATTTATTGCCTATCTTTCCCACCTTGTTCTGCTGATTTAGTTACATTGGGGAAATTTTACAACTTTCGGTGTGGGGATGGAGTATTTTTACAATTGCATGCTTGAATCAccaatgatagctatgatttcattgttaaggacttcctagcttggtagaatgatagttgtgagttgtactctatatgtgcttgaatgtagatctatttcatcttttgtgcacttttatacatgttcatgagcactttcaccttgtacactccaaccaacccatcattatgatttttggcattaatttgttaaattctatcttcaatgcactttttaaAGCGCTTTttgagttcctttattgttttctctaccttaaagtgaactattgtagcaagttttATACTTGGGGACATGAGATACTGATTGTGCATGTgataagaaaagagaagatgagaaaaacaaaaaaatatgagtcTATGGCGAGTATCCCTCTactagtatagcatgaatgcgtctatgtagacttgTATTCGAAAtcgttgggtggctcttgtacctaatcgagcatgtgcatccttcgaaagattgtaaaaaaattttttgcaggtcgttagtcggactcgagagtgtgtatgttgtatatttgtgtgaaagaaataaagtatctctcttGTTCTCCTGATGCTTGCTAAGTAGGcacttgaaagttagagttttacctaggaaccagaggattcttaattgagtattgaggatgtctttagcgtcttaatgtcattttcattttgtgtggggtgaatgggcatcctggggtaatccagggtgtggaggtcaagggggagttagcacacacactcacaggagcactctaGATGAGGCAGAACtattatcacttcactatttattgaacaactcacttcttgatttctgtccattcgTGCTTATGGAGTCTTTacacttgagcttg from Dioscorea cayenensis subsp. rotundata cultivar TDr96_F1 chromosome 9, TDr96_F1_v2_PseudoChromosome.rev07_lg8_w22 25.fasta, whole genome shotgun sequence includes these protein-coding regions:
- the LOC120268534 gene encoding uncharacterized protein LOC120268534, which translates into the protein MTLQLADRSVRRPRGVVKDVLVRVEKLIIPMDFVILDVDDDVDVPLILGRPFLNTSGALIDVKGGKMTFRVGDEQEVLALNPLDEYLEEFEINEVEAKVPSPPPTHKVAQMEASPPPHGQKKKTVKKVWRKANERLKRSVFVSTMPPKEVDRLYFESQGLEEAKLMKIWKSPIL